Proteins encoded by one window of Shewanella avicenniae:
- a CDS encoding DUF1415 domain-containing protein produces MSNPIDFDAIETEVNTWLDQVVIGLNLCPFAAKPQRNKQIQIHVSEATTEEELLSELFQCFTELDNNSAAELETTLVVVPGMLQDFFDYNQFIDWIEALLRQENWDGTYQVATFHPDYCFANTELDDPANLTNRSPYPIYHLIREASMSKVLQHYPNPEAIPDINIARVSALSPAERQALFPYLFKAK; encoded by the coding sequence ATGAGCAATCCGATTGATTTTGATGCGATTGAGACCGAAGTAAACACTTGGCTTGATCAAGTGGTGATTGGGCTGAATTTGTGCCCATTTGCCGCTAAACCACAGCGCAATAAGCAAATCCAAATTCATGTCAGTGAAGCCACAACTGAAGAAGAACTGCTGAGTGAACTGTTCCAATGTTTTACTGAATTGGATAACAACAGCGCCGCGGAGCTCGAAACCACTTTGGTGGTGGTGCCAGGCATGTTGCAAGACTTCTTTGATTACAACCAATTCATTGATTGGATTGAGGCACTGCTGCGCCAAGAAAATTGGGACGGTACTTATCAAGTGGCGACGTTCCATCCGGATTACTGCTTTGCTAATACAGAGTTGGATGATCCAGCGAACTTAACCAATCGCTCGCCCTATCCGATTTATCATCTGATCCGCGAAGCCAGTATGAGTAAGGTACTGCAGCACTATCCGAATCCAGAAGCGATTCCTGATATCAATATTGCTCGAGTATCTGCCTTGAGCCCCGCAGAGCGCCAAGCGCTGTTTCCGTATCTGTTTAAAGCCAAATAA
- the tadA gene encoding tRNA adenosine(34) deaminase TadA, with product MTDTANLSPQNAIDEQWMRHALKLAEQAEAAGEVPVGAVLVKDNQIIAEGWNLPITDHDPTAHAEIRCLQQAGRALQNYRLLETTLYVTLEPCAMCAGAMVHSRIGRLVFGAFDAKTGAAGSVIDLLQLPQFNHRVAVTSGVLADECAVQLSNFFKRRRDEQKALKQQRQAESLVATTIPQNEGKS from the coding sequence ATGACAGATACCGCGAATCTAAGCCCACAGAACGCCATCGACGAACAGTGGATGCGCCATGCACTCAAACTGGCAGAGCAAGCTGAAGCTGCTGGCGAAGTGCCGGTTGGGGCGGTATTAGTTAAAGATAACCAGATTATTGCGGAAGGTTGGAATCTGCCGATTACCGATCATGATCCTACAGCCCATGCGGAAATCCGCTGCTTACAGCAAGCGGGCAGGGCACTGCAAAACTATCGTTTGTTGGAGACGACCTTATATGTCACCTTAGAACCCTGCGCAATGTGCGCTGGCGCTATGGTGCATAGTCGTATTGGCCGATTGGTGTTTGGTGCCTTTGATGCAAAAACGGGTGCGGCGGGTAGCGTGATTGACTTACTGCAACTCCCGCAATTTAATCATCGGGTGGCCGTGACTTCTGGGGTGTTAGCTGATGAGTGTGCCGTACAACTGAGTAACTTTTTTAAACGCCGTCGTGATGAACAAAAAGCGTTGAAACAACAGCGTCAAGCGGAGTCCCTAGTGGCGACTACGATTCCCCAAAATGAAGGAAAAAGTTAA
- the mltF gene encoding membrane-bound lytic murein transglycosylase MltF, with translation MTKLTFAFAALLLLAGCQKLNEEISVDPSSSDSAELRVGTLYGAQIYINSSRGNSGFDYELAERFADFLEKPLKITPYGSIQELYDALNHGDVDVIAAGLSDTADRRSAFRLSPPLYYVNQVIVYREGTRAPTTPESIDGRIAVVSGSAFVDSLKQLQQQNPAISWQELNDKDSEEVLAMIDQGELDYTIADSSTLEINRRFMPELRVGPTLVEDQPIVWLMRQYHSDRLMSKLLHFWHEEKRDGTLDHLVEKYFGHVKRFDYVDTRAFIRAVDSRLPDYRHWFEQYAGELDWRKLAAAAYQESHWNPRARSPTGVRGMMMLTIPTAEQLGVTDRLDPEQSIRGGAQYLSSILQSLPESIPPEERMWFALATYNIGYGHVEDARVLTERLGKNPSAWKDVKQVLPLLQQRKHYLTTRYGYARGSEAVRYVENIRRYYDTLVWIDNHSAQQQLADSDELPSESENEVEAEDLGANAGIPE, from the coding sequence ATGACCAAGCTGACCTTTGCATTTGCCGCATTATTGCTGCTCGCTGGCTGCCAAAAGCTCAACGAAGAGATCTCCGTTGACCCCAGCAGCAGTGACTCTGCAGAGTTGCGGGTTGGCACTCTCTATGGTGCTCAAATCTATATAAACTCTAGCCGAGGTAACAGCGGTTTCGACTATGAATTAGCCGAGAGATTTGCCGATTTTCTCGAAAAGCCCCTTAAAATTACCCCTTACGGCAGTATTCAAGAGTTGTATGACGCCCTCAATCACGGTGATGTTGATGTTATTGCTGCTGGGCTTTCGGATACCGCAGATCGCCGCAGCGCATTTCGCCTCAGTCCGCCACTGTATTACGTCAATCAAGTGATTGTTTACCGCGAAGGCACGCGAGCCCCCACTACGCCAGAAAGTATTGATGGCCGCATCGCGGTAGTCAGCGGCTCAGCCTTTGTCGATAGCTTAAAACAACTACAGCAACAAAATCCGGCAATTTCATGGCAAGAACTGAACGACAAAGACAGTGAAGAAGTGCTCGCCATGATTGATCAGGGCGAGCTGGACTACACCATAGCCGATTCATCCACGTTGGAAATCAATCGGCGTTTTATGCCTGAACTAAGGGTTGGCCCCACCTTGGTGGAAGATCAGCCCATTGTATGGCTGATGCGCCAATACCACAGTGACCGGCTGATGAGTAAATTGCTGCACTTTTGGCATGAAGAAAAGCGCGATGGCACGCTTGATCATCTGGTTGAAAAATACTTTGGCCATGTGAAGCGCTTTGACTATGTCGACACGCGTGCCTTTATTCGTGCTGTAGATAGCCGCTTACCCGATTATCGTCATTGGTTCGAGCAATATGCTGGCGAACTCGACTGGCGCAAGCTTGCTGCAGCGGCATATCAAGAATCACACTGGAACCCGCGCGCCCGCTCACCCACTGGTGTACGCGGTATGATGATGTTGACCATCCCCACCGCTGAACAGCTAGGCGTGACTGACAGGTTAGACCCAGAGCAAAGTATTCGTGGTGGTGCCCAATACCTCAGCAGTATTTTACAATCCTTGCCTGAATCAATCCCGCCGGAAGAACGGATGTGGTTTGCACTGGCTACCTACAATATTGGCTATGGCCATGTAGAAGATGCGCGGGTGTTAACTGAACGCTTAGGTAAAAATCCCAGCGCATGGAAAGATGTCAAACAAGTGCTGCCGTTGCTACAACAGCGCAAACACTATCTGACCACCCGCTACGGCTATGCTCGCGGCAGTGAAGCGGTGCGCTACGTAGAAAATATTCGCCGCTATTACGACACCTTGGTTTGGATTGACAACCACAGCGCGCAACAGCAATTAGCTGATAGTGACGAGCTACCGAGCGAAAGCGAAAATGAGGTGGAAGCCGAAGATTTAGGCGCCAATGCGGGAATACCAGAATAG